The nucleotide window GACGGCGACGAGGGCTTTCATGTGGCCTCGGCGTTTGACGATCCTGCGGTAGCGGGCGCCGAGGAAGGTGTCGGTCCGTGCGGCGGAGATCGCTGCTTCGCCGAGGGCGCCGCGGAGCCAGGGGTTGCCCTTGCCGGTGGGCCCGGAGGTGTTCTTGCCACCGGACTGGAGGGTGCGCGGGGAGAGTTTCGCCCAGGACACCAGGTGTCCGGCGGTGGGGAAGACCGACATGTCCGGGCCGATCTCGGCGAGGATGACCTGCGCGGTATGGGGGCCGACGCCGGGGATCTCGTCGAGGCGCTCGGTGTCGGTGATCGGCATGAGGGTGCCCTGTCCGGGGCCTTCGCCGTCCTCGGCGGTGGACAGCTCGGCCAGGCGCACGGTGATACGGGCGGTGAGCTTGTCGATCTGCACGGTGAGGTAGTCGACGGTGTCCAGCAGCATCCGGCACATGAACCCGTGATGCTCTTCGAATCGGCCGGTCAGGGCCTCGGCCAGGGTGGCGTGGCTGGCCTTGATCGTGCCGTGGGCGAGGTCCGCCAACGCCTTCGGACTGCGTTCGCCCGCGATCAGGGCTTCCAGCATCGCGCGTCCGGAGACGCCGAAGATGTCGGAGATCACGGTGGACAGCTTGATCTGGGCGTCCTCGAGGAGTTTCTCGGTGCGCTGCTTGTGGCGGGTGCGCTCATGGGTCATGACCGCCCGGGCCCGGGTCAGGTCGCGCAGTTCACGGACTGGTTTCGGGGGCACGAACGAGGGCCGGAGCATGCCGCGTTCGGTGAGTTTGGCCAGCCAGACCGCGTCCAGGCGGTCGGTCTTGGGCCGGCCGGGGACGTTCTTGACGTCACGGGCGTTGACCAGCCAGCACTCCAGACCACGCGATTCCAGCAGAAAGAAGTACGGCTTCCAGTACGTCGAGGTGGCCTCCATCACCACCCGGGTGACGCCCTGGCAGATCAGGTGGTCGGCCAGGTCCAGGATCGCGCCGCTGGTCGCGACGGTGTTGAAGACCCGCTGCACGCGCTTGCCGGGCTTGTCCTCGTGCGGCATCCGCACACACACCATGCCCGACGCCTTGGCGATATCGATCGCCGCGACACGGGCCACGAGCTCCTCGGCCTGCTCGATCTCCTCCATGCCACCACTGTCGTCGGTGTCCCTCATGCGCCACTCCCAAGCCTTGATCCGTACGGGATGACGCCTGCCCAAGGGGCCGCGGGGGGAGCGAGAATCTGACCGGCGTGCTCGATGGCAACAGTGCGTGGCCCCTCTGCGGCCCCGGCACCAGACTGACCTACGGGCTCAACGTCCCAACGAGCTACCGGCATCGGCGGGCAGGCGCCGCAGCCATGTTTTCACGCCAGCAAGGCGCACCCGAAGGGAACAGAGAGACTGACCTGATCAAATGGAATCGGCGCCACCACCTCACCGCAAGAACAGCGGAGGTGCCTGACTTGCCGAGCGAGACGACGCACAGACACCCCCTGCTGCTGAAGCCGCCCGAGAGCATCCAGCTCACGCTCTTCGAGCCGGTCCGGGACTTCCGGCGCTATCGGAACCCGGACGGCTCGAAGGGGCGCTCCTGGACAGGATTCACCCCGGCAGATCCCGGATATGCGGACTTCCTCGTCGATCGGGCCAGGGACGTCGCGGTGGTACGGGGCTGGAACCGCTGCACCATCAAGCGCGTGAAGTGCGGATTAATGATCCTCTCGGCCCTGCACCAGCCTTTCGAAAGGATCAAAGCCACCACGGTGCACGCACTCTCCCGGGACATCGATGCTCCCGCAGTCCATCTCATCGACATGCTCGACGATCTCGACATCCTGCTCGACGACGCACCCGACCCCCTAGAACAACTGGTCAGAGCTCACCTCGCAAGGCTTCCCGAGCAGATACGCGTCGAGGTGACCGCCTACTTCGACGTCCTCCGCAACGGAGCCCCTCGCCGTCGCCCCAGGTCGCCTCACACAGTCGACATCCACCTGCGGCTGATCGTCCCGTTCACTGCCGAGTATTGTGCCCCCCGATACTCGACACTGAGACAGGTCACCCCCGAGGACATCACTGACTGGCTGGCCAAACGGAACAACGTCCAGCGCGAAATCGTCGCGCTCCGGGACATGTTCAAGACGCTCAAGTCACAGCGGCTGATCTTCGCCGACCCAGCCCGACGCATCAGGCCCGGTAACACCCTCGTCAACCCGCCCACGCCGGTCGCGGGAGACCAACTCAAACAAGTGGCCAGAGCCGCGGCTGAGAGCCCGGCCCTCCGGGTCGTCGTCGCCCTTGCCGGCATCCACGCCCTCTTCCCGCACGAGATCAGAATGCTCCAAGACTCCGACATCGAGCTGAGCACCGGGCGCCTCCGGCGGGGCGAGGTCAGCCGGCCCCTCGACGACTTCACCGCCGAAGCCATCCGCAAGTACCGGCGCTACCGTGACGCCCGCTGGCCGGACTCGGCAAACCCTCATCTCCTCCTTACCCAGCAGACAGCCAAGAAAAAGAGTCCAGTCAGCGACTTCTGGCTCAAGCGCCTGTTCAAGGGGCTGCCCGCCACGGTTGACAGCCTCCGCCAGGACCGGGTCCTCGAAGAAGCGATCGCCGCCGGACCCGATCCCCTCCGCATCTCCACGATGTTCAACCTCAGCGCCCAGGCCAGCCTGCGCTACACCCGTGCGGCCAGCCCGGCAGGCACCGAAACGACGACCGGGTAACCTGCGAACCCACGGCCAGAGAGCCTCCAAATCCCCCAGCAACACCTACAGTTCAGATTTCGATACCTTCAGAAATCGTGAACTCGCGGGGATTCATCAGTCCTCCCTCGGGATCAACGGCGAACTCGGCAAGAAGCTCGACAAGTCGCGGCTGCCGTCGCGGGTGGACCGGCGCCGGTCGTTCCTCGGGCACGTGAAGTCGTCGCGGCCCACCAACCCGCTGGCGCCGAAGGGGCCGCACCGCCGGCATCCGAAGATGCTCCCGGAGGGCGCCCGGGAGAGGCTGCTGGAGACGGTGAACGCCGCCCGGGACCGGCTGGTGGTCACCTGGCTCGCCGACGGCGGGCTTCGCATCGGAGAGCTCTGCGGACTTCACCTGGTCGACCTGCACTTGCGGGAAAATGCGGCTTGCGGCGAGTGCCACACCCCTCACCTGCACGTCTGCCACCGGCCCGGCAATCCGAACCGGGCTGAGGCCAAGACCAAGCACCCCTGGCGGGTCGAGCACGGCACCGTGACCGGCGGGCTGATCAAACGGGTCAGCCCCGCGATGGTGCACACCTACTTCGAGTACGTCACCACCGAGTACCCGCGCGGCGCCGGGCACGGCATGCTCCTGGTCCAGCTGCACGGCGCCGATACCGGACAGCCGTGGGCGCCGGTCGGAGCCAGGCGGATGCTCGGCCGGGCCGGGAATCGAGCCGGACTCGGGGTCGTGAAACCCCATGCCTTCCGGCACTCGTTCACGTCCGCGGTTCTTGACGCCGCCGAGGGCAACACGTTGATTGCCCGGGACGCCGGCGGTTGGGCCTCGGCCACGATGGTGGATGAGGTCTACGGCCACGTCGATGTCCATGACCCGGTCTTCGATGCCGCCCTGCGCACGGTCTGGGGTGAGACGAAGTGACGGCGCTGTCGCAGCTGCCGCTCCAGGATGCCCGCATGGGTCGGGACCGGCTGGAGGTGCTCACCGCGCTGGTCAACGGGCCCGAGTTCGACCCGGTGCTGCGCGGCGGGGTGCTGAAGATCCCGCCGACGCACCCGGTCTATCCGTGGAGCTGCACGGTCGTCGACTGTGAGAGGCCCCGCTGGAGGCGCTACGCGATGTGCTCGGTACACGCTGGGCAGTGGCAGGAGGCGGAGGCGCGCGGGATGAGCCGGGCTCAGTTCCTGCGGAGTGCGGAGCCGCTGCCGGCCACGGAGATGCCGGAGGCGATGATGTGCCGGATCTGCCCGCAGCGTCCGGCGTTCAGCCTGCAGCTGGTGCTGTGCTTCCGGCACCGCAACCGGTGGCTGAGCTACCGGAAGCGGCTCCCCGGCAGGGGCGAGGCGGAGTTCGAGCGGTGGCTGGCCGACCAGCCGGCGCTGCCGGGCTACGGTGAGTGTCGTGCGGACGTGTGCGACGAACTGGCCGCCTCGCCCCTGGGGTTGTGCGGCGCGCACGAGCGCGGCTACAACCGGGCCGGGCGGCCGGGAGGGGCGAAGCCGCCGAAAAACTTCTTCGCCACCTACGAGCGCCGTGATCGCCCTGTCCCGGTGACCTGCGAGGACGATATCGCCTTCCGTGCCTGGTGCCGCGCGCAGCTGCCGGTGCACCGCACCGGATCGGTCAACCTGCGCGGGCTGCGGCCCCTGCTGAGGGCCGAGCTTCAGTGGGGCATGCACGTTCACGGCATGCAGCCCGTCGCTGTGTGGCATCTGACGTGGATGCAGTCGCTCGCGGACGAGTGCCAGCGCCGCGACGTGGCGTCCCTGGCCGGCCTGGATGCCTCGGTCTTCCGCCGCGCCTACCACCAGCGCATGGTCCAGGAGGTGCAACAGGCCCTGCGGAAGATCTACTTCACCCCCTCCGACACTCGGGATGCCGGCTACATCGAGACCGAGCACTTCGGGGTGCGCTTCCCGCACCGCTCCAGCTACGTCGACCTGACCTGCGTCACCCAGCGGTGGCTGCGCGACCTCTTGTGGGACCACATCGTCGACGTGCTGCGCTCGCCCAGCTGCCCGCGCACTGCCCAGCCGGTGGACTTCGTGCGCCGCGCCGGCGCCGAACTGTCTGCGTTTTTGGAGGCCGAGGCGCTCGGCGGCGGCCACGACCCCACCGTGCTGCGCGGCGAGCATGTCCACCGCTTCGTTGCGGACCTGCGCAACCGCGAACGCCTCGGCCTCACCTTCCGCGGCCAGGCCCGCCTGGACGGCAAAAGGTCGAAAGTCACCGAGACCTCGCGGCGGATGGTGTTCAACTATGGCCGGTCCCTTCTGCGCGGCGCGCTGGACAGCGGCAGCGCCGAGCAGATC belongs to Streptomyces finlayi and includes:
- a CDS encoding IS110 family transposase produces the protein MRDTDDSGGMEEIEQAEELVARVAAIDIAKASGMVCVRMPHEDKPGKRVQRVFNTVATSGAILDLADHLICQGVTRVVMEATSTYWKPYFFLLESRGLECWLVNARDVKNVPGRPKTDRLDAVWLAKLTERGMLRPSFVPPKPVRELRDLTRARAVMTHERTRHKQRTEKLLEDAQIKLSTVISDIFGVSGRAMLEALIAGERSPKALADLAHGTIKASHATLAEALTGRFEEHHGFMCRMLLDTVDYLTVQIDKLTARITVRLAELSTAEDGEGPGQGTLMPITDTERLDEIPGVGPHTAQVILAEIGPDMSVFPTAGHLVSWAKLSPRTLQSGGKNTSGPTGKGNPWLRGALGEAAISAARTDTFLGARYRRIVKRRGHMKALVAVARSILVSVWHLMNDPTARYRDLGADFHTRNLDPNRKSRDLVRQLKALGHDVTLTPATA
- a CDS encoding tyrosine-type recombinase/integrase, producing the protein MKSSRPTNPLAPKGPHRRHPKMLPEGARERLLETVNAARDRLVVTWLADGGLRIGELCGLHLVDLHLRENAACGECHTPHLHVCHRPGNPNRAEAKTKHPWRVEHGTVTGGLIKRVSPAMVHTYFEYVTTEYPRGAGHGMLLVQLHGADTGQPWAPVGARRMLGRAGNRAGLGVVKPHAFRHSFTSAVLDAAEGNTLIARDAGGWASATMVDEVYGHVDVHDPVFDAALRTVWGETK
- a CDS encoding tyrosine-type recombinase/integrase encodes the protein MGRDRLEVLTALVNGPEFDPVLRGGVLKIPPTHPVYPWSCTVVDCERPRWRRYAMCSVHAGQWQEAEARGMSRAQFLRSAEPLPATEMPEAMMCRICPQRPAFSLQLVLCFRHRNRWLSYRKRLPGRGEAEFERWLADQPALPGYGECRADVCDELAASPLGLCGAHERGYNRAGRPGGAKPPKNFFATYERRDRPVPVTCEDDIAFRAWCRAQLPVHRTGSVNLRGLRPLLRAELQWGMHVHGMQPVAVWHLTWMQSLADECQRRDVASLAGLDASVFRRAYHQRMVQEVQQALRKIYFTPSDTRDAGYIETEHFGVRFPHRSSYVDLTCVTQRWLRDLLWDHIVDVLRSPSCPRTAQPVDFVRRAGAELSAFLEAEALGGGHDPTVLRGEHVHRFVADLRNRERLGLTFRGQARLDGKRSKVTETSRRMVFNYGRSLLRGALDSGSAEQIGLDRTFIAAMPVGGRGTARSRNPFPDEVARALVDETNLQQLADGCDPHDRGLRDAWETIIVTGRRAREVLELRLDCVGRYGGLPLLWHDQTKVGNLNAAVRIPDHLLDRLEERRRKTLTHYADRHAGRPPTAAERAHLALFPTDILNPDGRRALSYTWFHTGFRSWLAELDLGGHYVAHQARHTLATRLLRHGATLTHIRRYLGQVSDRMAEHYVHLTSSDLDNVLQHVWVAGPGAAHPGEPLTSDTTPLTREQAQALAIDLSRRSTPAEGGFCTFQPVVNGGACPFNLDCHNCDKFVLSGADLLYWRRKREQWRLLAEGAPDDATADYLHRYFEPTARAIDGLEKALAGLGLLDDALALDLRKPQDYFHRVWSTAFRAADLADAANGEPDEYSDTCTADGDDLEQEAA